ATGTGTGGTTCCCTCCTAAAGGTAACACCCAAATCCCAGCCCTTCCCACCTGAGATCAAACCACCTCCCCAGGGAGTCTGAGAACCAGTGTTCATTTCAAAACACTCCTCTGCGTAGTGCACCCAAGTAAGCCCAGAAGCCTGAGCAGTTGTAGACCTCATTCAACAGAGGCGGCCTTCCTCTTTGCTGGCCCCTCAGTTGCTGTTGTGCCTGCCCGGCCATAAAGGAAAAGCCAGTACAGTGTGGCTGTGGGGTGCAGGAGGGGCCAGAATAAGCAGCAAAGCAAATCAGATGTATGTTCTGGGGCTGGGTCAACATGGTGGCAGAACCAGTCACAGCCCTGTGGACCATAGGGCCCTATGTCCTCCATTAGTTCTTCTCCGGGCGGTTTCTGTTCAGGACAGCTTTAGGGGCAAACTCCAGCTTGTCCTTAAGGCTCACCACCTGGGTGTGGTCCTTGCCCAGCAGCTCATCCAGCTTGCGATCCTCCCGGCGCTCTGAGAtgctcttttcctcctccatcGGCTGAGGATCCTTTCCCCTGATGAACCATTCCAGGTGGTAGCCCACAGCCCCGACCACAAAGGCCACAGGGAATGTGACATAAGGAGCATAGGTACGCACCACGGTCCAAAACACAGGCCACATGACATCTGCGGCCCAGCCCGCACTCCTCGACCTGGCCCCCAC
The Sciurus carolinensis chromosome 2, mSciCar1.2, whole genome shotgun sequence DNA segment above includes these coding regions:
- the LOC124976141 gene encoding small integral membrane protein 12, yielding MWPVFWTVVRTYAPYVTFPVAFVVGAVGYHLEWFIRGKDPQPMEEEKSISERREDRKLDELLGKDHTQVVSLKDKLEFAPKAVLNRNRPEKN